CGCAACCGAGCACAAAGAACAGCAACATGCCTTGGACGACGCGGGCCATCTTGTCTGACAGTCCTAGAGATATTTGCGCGGCCTCCCCGCCGAGGAAGGAGAGCGCCAGCAACAACCCAGCAAACAAGATGCCCCATGGGTTCAGTCGGCCGAGGAAGGCAACGATGATGGCCGTGAAGCCATAGCCAGGCGAGATAGTCGGGCGCAGCTCACCGATCGGGCCCGCAACTTCCATGATACCGGCCAGACCTGCCAATGCGCCGGAAAACATCAGCGCGCCATAGGTCAACGTCTTTGACGAGAAGCCTGCAAACCTGGCGGCGCGCGGTGCTTCGCCAACAACCTTGAAAGCGTGCCCAGCCAGCGTTCGGCTCATCACGAACCACATTACCGGCACGGCTGCGAAGGCAATCAAGATGCCGACATGCAGGCGCGAACCAGGCAGTGTGGCAAGCGACTGCTCGTCAGAAAAGTTGCGCGACTCCGGGAAGTTGAAGCCACCTGGGTCGCGCCATGGACCGCGCACCAGATAGTCCAAGATGAGCAGGGCAATGTAGGCCAGCATCAAGGAGGTGAGGATTTCGTTGGCACGAAACTTCACCTTCAAGAAGGCCGGAATGCCGCCATAAAGTGCGCCGCCTACCATGCCGAGGATCAACATGGTCGGCAGCGTCGCCCAACTGGTCCATTCAGGAAAGAGGATCGGAGGGATCGCGCCAAATATGGCGCCCATCGTGAACTGACCTTCGGCACCAATGTTCCAGATGTTGGCGCGATAACAGACCGCCAAACCCAGAGCGATGAGGATCAAAGGCCCTGCCTTAAGAAGCAGCTCGTAGATTGACCAGAGTTCGGTTAGCGGGGCGATGAAATACTCGTAAAGCGCGGCAACCGGGTTGAATCCCATAACCGCGAACGTGATGCCGGACGTCAGGACCGTCAGGCCAAGCGCCATAAACGGAGCGGCGATAAGCATGGTGCCGGACGGCGCATCGCGTTTGACCAGCTCAAGCTGCATCGGATTGCTCCGCCGGATCGGTTGCAGGAGTCGAAGGCTTGGCCGTCGGATCGCCGCCCATCAACAAGCCAAGCTGTTCCAGCGTGACGTGGGCGGCATCCAATGGTTCCGATAAGTGCCCGTGGGAAAGCACAGCGATCTTGTCGGAAATCTGCAGAAGCTCATCAAGGTCCTGGCTGATGACGATTACCGCTGTGCCTTTCTCTGCCAGGTCCATAATAGCCCGGCGGATGAAACTGGCCGCTGCCGCATCGACGCCCCACGTAGGCTGGTTGACAACCAACACCTTTGGGTCGCGTGACAGCTCGCGCCCGACAACGAACTTTTGCAAGTTTCCGCCGGAAAGCGTCGAGGCTGCCGGATCGCCCTTCGCCGAGCGCACATCGAAGGCCTCACGGATCATGCTGGAAAGCTTGTGGATGGCCGAAAAGCGCATCACACCGAGCGATCCGAGTGTGCCATCTTCGCGCGCTTTGCGGGTGATGAGTGCGTTTTCGCTCAGCGCCATGGCCGGCACAGAGGCATGCCCTGCCCGCTCTTCCGGCACGAAGGCCGCGCCTAGCCGGCGGCGCTTGGATATTGGCAGCGATCCAATTGGCTTGCCAGCCATGCGCACACCATCCAGATCGACCAGCGCTTCACCCGATAGGACGTCAAACAGTTCTTTTTGTCCGTTGCCGGCAACGCCGGCCACACCCATGATCTCACCGGCGTGGACACGAAGGGATAGGCTTTTCAAGCTCATGCCAAACAGGGTGCCGGGATTATGGCTCACATCGTTGAGCTCAAACATCAGCGGCGCGTCGGCGGCCAAGGCGCCAACCTTGCGCGTGACCTCCGAGACATCTGAGCCCACCATGGCGCGCGCCAGGGACGCTGAGGATTCTTGCCGCGGATCGGTGCGGGCCACAACTTTGCCGTGCCGCATGACTGTTGCATCATCGCAAAGCGCCCGCACTTCATCGAGCTTGTGGGAAATGTAGAGGATGCTCTTCCCCTCGCTCGCCAACTGTCTGAGCACGCCGAAGAGGCTTTCGGCTTCTTGCGGCGTCAGCACCGATGTCGGCTCATCGAGAATAACGAGCGACGGCTTTTGCAAGAGGACCCGTAGGATTTCGACACGCTGGCGAACGCCGACGTCGAGATCGCCCACTGTGGCGTCAGGATCGACAGCCAACCCATAACGTTCGGCAAACGCGGAGAGCTCGGATTTAACGTCTTCGGGGGTCGGTTTGTGGTCGAGCGCCAGCGCGATGTTTTCGGCAACACTCATCGATTCAAACAGCGAAAAATGCTGAAAAACCATGCCAATACCCAAGGCGCGGGCTTCGTTCGGCGAATTCACAATTGTTGGCTTGCCGCGAATGACGATGCGCCCGGCGTCCGGCTGAAGCGTGCCGTATAGCATTTTCACTAGCGTCGACTTGCCGGCCCCATTTTCGCCGAGCAGTGCGTGGATCGAACCTTCGGATATCGACAGGTCCACTCCGCCAACAGCGACAAGCGCGCCGAAGGATTTCGTCAGGCCCTCAACGGCCAAAAGCGGAACATCATTGCCCAAACGCAAGGTCACCCAGGATGAACAGCGTGGCGCGCAAACGGCAAGCCCATCGATTGAACATGCCTATCCGCGCGCCACTTCTGGCAATCTAGTGCCTGTTTGACCGTTCCGGCAACTGCGACTTCAGCCAATCCTGCCGCAAAGCTGTGCACATTGGCCGCCTAGCCGCGGCAAAGTGCTCAACCGTTCGGCAGCAATACCGTCGCGCCCGTTGTCTTGCGAGCTTCTAAAGCCTTGTGGGCTTCAACGGCCTCGCTCAACGCAAACCGTTGGGCGATCGGGATTTTCACGGCTCCCGAGGCGACAACATCGAAGAGGTCATTGACGTTCTCTTCGAGCATAGCCCTCGTGGCGATGTGGGCAAAAAGCGTCGGTCGCGTGACGTAGAGACAGCCCTTCTGGCTCAGGATACCGAGGTTGAACGCCTCAACCGCGCCTGACGCGTTGCCGAAGGATGCGTAGAGGCCGAACGGTTTGATGCAATCTAGCGAGCGCTCAAACGTTGCTTTACCAACGCCGTCGAACACGACATCGCATTTTTCGCCATCGGTCAGCCGGGCGACTTCCTCGGCGAAGTCTTGGGTCGAATAGTTGATGCAGTGGGCATAACCATGCTCAAGCGCGATCGCGCATTTCTCATCTGACCCAGCAGTCCCGATGGCCGTTGCACCCAAATGCTTGGCCCATTGCCCTGCGATTAGGCCGACGCCGCCCGCGGCCGCATGAAACAGCAAGGTGGTATCGGAGGTCACCTCATAGGTCTTGCGCAGCAGGTAGCGCGCCGTCATACCTTTGAGCATCATCGCGGCCGCCGTTTCATCGTCGATACTATCGGGCAGTCTGATCGCGATGTCGGCCTTGATGATACGATGGCGGGCGTAGCTTCCCAGTGGCCCGACATAGGCAACGCGATCGCCAACACTCAGGTCGGCAACTTCCGCGCCTATGGCGACAACCTTGCCCGACCCTTCATGGCCAGGCGTGAACGGCACGCCGTTGGGTGCCGGATAAAGGCCATCGCGAAAATAGACGTCGATATAGTTCAGGCCGATGGCGGCATGTTCGACGACAATTTCATCAGGACCTGGATTAGGCAGCGTGGCGTCTTCAAACTGCATGACTTCTGGACCGCCGGTCTGATGGATGATGATCCGCTGCGTTGGTGTCGTCATGAGGGTTCGCTTTCAGCTGATGTCGGGAGGCTTGGTCGGCAGGATGCCGCATTGACCGGCCTCTGTCGAAGCGTCAGGTAGGGCATAGACAATCAAGGAGCAAGGACATGTCGACCGCGCCAACGCCTTTTGATGTGGTGGTTTCAGGCACCGGGCCGGCGGGCATGATTGCCAGCCTGTGCGCTGCGCGTGCCGGCCTTTCGGTGGCTTTGGTCGGGCCGGCGATCAACCTGGCCGACAAACGCACAACCGCCCTGCTGGCACCGTCGCTCGACACGCTTGAAACCTTGGGGCTTAGCGAAGCAGTCGCGGAGATCGGCACGCCACTGATGACAATGCGGCTGATGGATGGGTCGCGACGGCTTCTGCGCGCGCCGACCGTGTCCTTCGATGCTGAGGAGATTGGACGGTCACTGTTTGGATTGAATTGCCCCAATGCCCCACTCAATCAGATGCTGAATAATGCGGTTTCCGATCGCAGTGAGATCACCCGTGTTGAGGGGTTGGTGGTCGGCTATGATCTTGGCGCGAAGCCTCTCGCCCTGACGCTCAAAGATGGCCAGGTCTTGCAAACACAAAGCGTGATCGCGGCTGACGGCAAGAACTCACTGGCCCGCGAAGCGGCGGACATCAAGGTGCGCCGTTGGTCCTATCCGCAGACAGCAGCGGTCGGCATCGTCAGGCACGCCAAACCGCATGATTATATCTCCACCGAGTTCCACACCGAGACCGGGCCTTTCACCTTTGTTCCCATGCCGGATCAGGACGGTGCGCACCGTTCCAGCTTCGTCTGCGCTCTGGCACCAGAAGATGCGGAAGCGCTGGCAGCCATGAACTTGCCCGAGGCGAGCCTTTTCCTGGAGAAGCGCTCACAGCACCTGTTTGGCGCGCTGGAGCTGGAAGACGCGGTGCAACTTTGGCCGTTGGAAGCCCTGGTGGCCAACGCTTTTGCGGCCAAGGGGGTTTTTCTCACCGGAGAAACGGCCCACACCTTCCCGCCCATTGGCGCGCAGGGGCTCAACCTTTCCATTCGCGATGGCCGCGACGCAGTCGAGGTGATTGCCGGCGCGTTGAAAGACGGTGAGGAACCAACCTCTATGCTGATGGCGGCGCGTTATTCGGCCAAGCGCCGCGCCGATGTGTGGGCGCGTACCTTTGGCGTGGACGCGCTGAACAAATCCCTTCTCTCCGACAATCCCTTGATGCAAGTCGGTCGTGCGGTGGCCATGTCGGCGACGCGTGTTTCGCCGAGTCTCAAAAAAGTGCTGATGGTGGCAGGGCTTGAGCCGTTTGGCCTGCGTACCCTCGTCGATGGTATGCGCGAGGTTCTGCGCCCTGCCGCCTGACCAAGCCCGTTAGCGCGGGAAGAGATCAACCGGCAGATGACCGCCGGTGATCAGAAGGATCATTACGGTCAGTGTCGGAATCGATACCAGAGTGCCGACCAGCACCATGGATGAGGCGCGCTCCACCCAGACGTCATATTGGCGTGCCATCACGAACACGTTCAGCGCAGGCGGCAGCGAAGCCATGAGGATCGCGGTGTAGACCCAGATCGGATCATAATCACCGGCCCAGGAGAGCAGCACCCAGATCAAAAGAGGGTGTAGTGCCAATTTCACGAACAGCAGCCACGGCACTTCGGTCGGCACGCGGGTCAGCGGCCGCAAGGCGATGGTCACCCCCATAGCAAAGAGCGCGCAAGGGGCGGCGGCTCCGCTTAGAAAATCGATAATGCGCTGTAACGGTCCCGGTGTCTGGAAATGAAAGGCTGCGGCCGCGATTCCCAAGGCGCTGGCAACGATAAAGGGGTGGAAGACAATCTTGCGCGTTACCAGCAGCGCAATCTGCAAAGGCTTGTCCTTGGACGTACCGCTCATCGCCATCAGGATCGGCGTCAGGATGAACTGCAATGCGTTGTCGAAGCAAAAGATCAAAGCCGTTGGCACCGCAGCGGGCGCGCCAAGGACCGAAAGCGTCAAGCCAGGCCCCATATAGCCGATGTTGGAGTAAGACCCGGCGACGCCTTGCATGGCCGCTTCGCTCAAATTCCGGCCTCGGAAGGCTGCCACCAACGTTGCCAGCACATAGGCGAGAAACGCGGCTAGCGTTGTCACCACGATGAACGACCAGCCTTCCAGCTGATCGAGCGGCGTTGAGGACAACAGATCAAAAAACAGCGCTGGTAGGGCCAGATAGATGATGAAGAAATTGAGCCAGGCCAGACCATCCTCTGGAAGCTTTGCCACGCGACCGGAGAAAAAACCTAGAAAAATCAATCCGAAAAAAGGTGCCACGAGGGCGAGGATGTCGGCCATGGAGTCCTGCTCGACGACGCGGAGAAACTCGCCCTAACACGCGGACAAAAGGGTTGTAACCAGCCCAAGGGCGAACATCGCCAGCGGCTCGGCACCGAAGAATTGCCGAGCGGCTAGCCTTGGCGTATGAACCGGCGCCGTTCGAACCGGAGCCTTCCGCTTTTTGTCCCGTTCTCCCCTGTCATCGCTGGCAAGCCGCTTATCCAATGTGCTTGGGTATGCGGTTCTGCGTTTGGTCAGCCTTCCTCTTGGTCTTTTGGGCCTGGAACGCGGCTCAGCTTTCATGGGCTGGTGCTGGCGCACGCTTGCGCCAAAAACGAAACGCCATCCACGCGCACTTTCGCAGCTGGAAGCGGCGATGCCGGAGCTTTCACCGGGTGAGCGCGACGAGGTTCTGAGCGCCATGTGGGACAATCTTGGGCGGACGTTTGCCGAAGGAATGCTGCTTGACCGACTGTTGAAAGAGCCGGACCGAGTTGTCGTCGAGGACGAAACCCTTGCCGCCAAGCTGCAACAGCCGACCGAAGCCGGCCTTGGCACGATTTTCGTCTCCCTGCATTCAGGCAACTGGGAAGCGCTTGGTGTTCCCTTGGCAGAGCGGGGCCTGCGCGTCGCGGCGCTCTATCAAGCTGTGCAAAATCCGATGCTCGAACGCTATCTGTTGGCGCAACGCGAGAAGCTTTATCGCGCCGGCATGATCTCCAAAGGATCGCACGCGATGAAACGTATCGTGCGGCTCTTACGATCGGGTGACGCGGTAGCGATGCTTGCCGATCACCGTCAGGCCAGGCGTGGCATCATGGTGCCGTTTTTTGGGCAAGATGCGCCGTCGACCCCCCTGCCCGCGACCTTGGCACTGCGCACCGGCGCCCGGCTCGTCCTCACGCGCTGCCGGCGCGTTGGACCGGTGCGTTTTGCCGTCGATTTGCACGAAATCGCGGTCACACAAACCGATGACCACGACAAGGACGTTAAACAGGTCACCAGCGCAATTCAGACACAGCTTGAAGCCTGGATCCGCGAGCGTCCGCAGGAATGGATGTGGGCGCATCGCAGATGGTCCAGAGAGGTTCGCGAGCCAAACCAAGAAGCGTCAGCTCACCGCTAGACCAAAGCGTGGCTGGCCATTGTGCGGCGCAGCATGTCATGGTTGGCCAACCGTTTCTCTGCACAGGCACGTTCTATGACCAAAACCCCGCACGCCTTTTTCCGCCCGCTGGCCATCGGTGCGCCGGAACCCTTTCGCGAGCCGCCGACCAAGGTGGAGCGTATGATCCATTTTGTTCCTCCGCACATCGAAAAAGTGGTGGCCAAACTTGGTGCGCTGATCCCGACGGTCGATGCCGTGCTCGGCAACCTGGAGGACGCCATCCCTGCCGATCAGAAAGAGGTTGCCCGAGCGGGTTTTGTGAAACTGGCCAAAGACAATGATTTTGGTGAAACCGGGCTTTGGAGCCGCATCAATTGCCTCAACTCCCCGTGGGTTCTTGATGATGTGACGACGCTTGTCAGCGAGATTGGCGACAAACTCGATGTCATCATGCTGCCCAAGGTCGAAGGTGCGTGGGACATCCACTATCTCGATCAGTTGCTCGCCCAATTGGAAGCCAAGGCTGGCATCACCCGACCCATCCAAATTCACGCCATTCTTGAGACGGCCGAAGGCGTGAAGAACGTTGAAAGCATCGCGACGGCCAGCCCGCGCATGCACGGCATGAGCCTTGGTCCGGCGGATCTTGCGGCCTCGCGCGGGATGAAGACAACGCGTGTCGGCGGCGGCCATCCGGACTATGTTGTTTTGGCCGACCAAGGCGACGAAGAGGGGTCTCGTAACGCCTATCAGCAGGACCTATGGCACTACACGCTGGGGAAGATGGTCGATGCCTGCATGTCGGCAGGCATCAAAGCCTTTTACGGCCCTTTTGGCGATTTTTCCGACCCTGATGCCTGCCGCGCCCAGTTCCGTAATGCCTTTCTTATGGGATGCGCCGGCGCTTGGACGTTGCACCCAAGCCAGATCGACATCGCCCGCGAGGTGTTCAGCCCGCCGGCAGACGAAGTGAAGTTCGCTTTGCGCATCTTGGATGCCATGCCGGACGGGACGGGCGCGGTGATGATCGATGGGAAAATGCAGGATGATGCGACGTGGAAACAGGCCAAGGTTTTGGCCGATCTGGCCAAACAAGTGGTGGCGCGCGACCCCTCGTTGGCCGAGCAGTATGGGCTTTGATGTCGCAACCTTGTGTTTACCAAAGCGCTTGAAACTAGGCTTTAAGGCGCCTAGCTATTGCTGCTGAAGGAGATACGCCATGCGTACAGCACGTTATGCCATCGGCGACGTCGTCAAACATCGCATCTACCCCTTCCGGGGCGTGGTGTTCGATGTCGATCCGATTTTTAGCAACACAGAGGAATGGTGGGAAGCCATTCCGCCCGATGTTCGCCCACACAAAGACCAACCGTTCTACCATCTGCTTGCCGAAAACGAGGAGACAGAATACGTCGCCTATGTCTCAGAGCAAAACCTTCTGCCAGACGACAGCGACAAGCCGCTGCGCAATGCACAGATCGCCGAGTTTTTCTATGAAGGGCCGGATGGTGATTTGATTTATGCTGGTCAGGCCCATTAGCAGCCTTTTCTAGCACCAGAAATAAAAAAGGCGGCCTGTTTTGGCCGCCTTTTTTAGTTTCAAGCATTGAAGTGCTATTCCTGCATGCGCTCGCGCAGTTCGCGGGCACGCTGTTCCAGCGCATTCTGCAAATCGTCAGATGGCGGCGCAGTTTCCGTGGCGCCAGCCGCAGCTCGTTGACGCACGACCTGCTCAGCGGCGATCAAGACGCTGGAATCATAACCTTCACCATCATAGGCAGCGGTGAAGCCAGACAGCGAGAAAGCAAACGGCACAGCACGGCCGGCCTCATTGAGCGCGGTCACAGTGAATTCGCCACCAGCCTTCATGGAGGTGATCAAGGCATCATTGGCCTCGAACTCCACAAAGCAGTTCTGCGGGTAGCAGATGCGGAACTCACCGGTGACCGGCGCGCCATCATCAACCTGGCCACGAACACCTTCGGGGATCTGCAATCGGGTCGGCAAGATCGTCACCATCTGGCGCTCGCCGCCTTCAGATTCGATGATCTGCAACGCCGCCACGGTGACGCCCTCAACCTGCAACTCGCGAGCACGGATGTTACAAACCGACTGGTTGGCGCGCTGATCGACACCGCACACCTTGATCCAGGTGATCTCCGGCAACAGATCGGCAAGCGCATTGGCTTCAGCCGGATCGACGCTCTCGATGATCTGCTGCAAACGCTGCTCAGGGGTCAGTTGCTGTTCAGTTCCTGCATCCTGCGCCAGAGCGCCGGTGGGCAGCGCCACGATCGCAAGCGCGGCGGCAAGCGAACGTGCGCCCTTGTTGGACATAAATGTTGGCAGCATTCCATCGTCTCCACTGTGCAGCCCTTCGGCTGACGTATCTTCTTCAATTCTTCTTCGCCCAACGCCGCACGCCGATGCGTACGATCCCGCTTGGGTGCCAAACGGCCAGAGCTTTCAAGCGCGGCATGGCGATGTTGGGCAAATGCGGCGGAGTGATGACCTGACCGGAAGGAATTCCAGCAAGGACCGGCGCCGCGCGGTATCCGAGCCTTCCTGTAGCCAAAGTCATCGGCCATGACCAGACGTCAATCGGCAGGTTGCGGCACTTTCTGGCCGGATCGGCACGGCTTTTTGCCGTGGAGGATCGCCCGCAACGCTGGACAGGCGTCCGGCAGGCCAGTCTACTTTGGTTCACTGCGAATCGCTGCATGTTCGAGGCTCCCATGGTTCCTTCTAAGACCGCTGCTTACCTGCCAAAGGCGTGCGCCAGGATGGCGGCTGCCTGCGTAATGGCGCTTGGATTCGGCGCCGGACAGGCCCTCGCCCAGGATGCTGACGGTCAAACCCATGCTGTCGCCATGCACGGTTCGCCGCTGCATGGGCCCGATTTCGAACATTTTGACTATGTGAACCCGGATGCCCCGTCGGGCGGGTCGATCCGCTTCGGACTGCGCGGATCCTTTGACAGCGTGAACCCGCTTAT
The DNA window shown above is from Hyphomicrobiales bacterium and carries:
- a CDS encoding ABC transporter permease, whose product is MQLELVKRDAPSGTMLIAAPFMALGLTVLTSGITFAVMGFNPVAALYEYFIAPLTELWSIYELLLKAGPLILIALGLAVCYRANIWNIGAEGQFTMGAIFGAIPPILFPEWTSWATLPTMLILGMVGGALYGGIPAFLKVKFRANEILTSLMLAYIALLILDYLVRGPWRDPGGFNFPESRNFSDEQSLATLPGSRLHVGILIAFAAVPVMWFVMSRTLAGHAFKVVGEAPRAARFAGFSSKTLTYGALMFSGALAGLAGIMEVAGPIGELRPTISPGYGFTAIIVAFLGRLNPWGILFAGLLLALSFLGGEAAQISLGLSDKMARVVQGMLLFFVLGCDTLVRYQLRLKPSPKAASSAPVASEATDAA
- a CDS encoding FAD-dependent monooxygenase, with product MSTAPTPFDVVVSGTGPAGMIASLCAARAGLSVALVGPAINLADKRTTALLAPSLDTLETLGLSEAVAEIGTPLMTMRLMDGSRRLLRAPTVSFDAEEIGRSLFGLNCPNAPLNQMLNNAVSDRSEITRVEGLVVGYDLGAKPLALTLKDGQVLQTQSVIAADGKNSLAREAADIKVRRWSYPQTAAVGIVRHAKPHDYISTEFHTETGPFTFVPMPDQDGAHRSSFVCALAPEDAEALAAMNLPEASLFLEKRSQHLFGALELEDAVQLWPLEALVANAFAAKGVFLTGETAHTFPPIGAQGLNLSIRDGRDAVEVIAGALKDGEEPTSMLMAARYSAKRRADVWARTFGVDALNKSLLSDNPLMQVGRAVAMSATRVSPSLKKVLMVAGLEPFGLRTLVDGMREVLRPAA
- a CDS encoding ABC transporter ATP-binding protein, with translation MTLRLGNDVPLLAVEGLTKSFGALVAVGGVDLSISEGSIHALLGENGAGKSTLVKMLYGTLQPDAGRIVIRGKPTIVNSPNEARALGIGMVFQHFSLFESMSVAENIALALDHKPTPEDVKSELSAFAERYGLAVDPDATVGDLDVGVRQRVEILRVLLQKPSLVILDEPTSVLTPQEAESLFGVLRQLASEGKSILYISHKLDEVRALCDDATVMRHGKVVARTDPRQESSASLARAMVGSDVSEVTRKVGALAADAPLMFELNDVSHNPGTLFGMSLKSLSLRVHAGEIMGVAGVAGNGQKELFDVLSGEALVDLDGVRMAGKPIGSLPISKRRRLGAAFVPEERAGHASVPAMALSENALITRKAREDGTLGSLGVMRFSAIHKLSSMIREAFDVRSAKGDPAASTLSGGNLQKFVVGRELSRDPKVLVVNQPTWGVDAAAASFIRRAIMDLAEKGTAVIVISQDLDELLQISDKIAVLSHGHLSEPLDAAHVTLEQLGLLMGGDPTAKPSTPATDPAEQSDAA
- a CDS encoding AEC family transporter; translation: MADILALVAPFFGLIFLGFFSGRVAKLPEDGLAWLNFFIIYLALPALFFDLLSSTPLDQLEGWSFIVVTTLAAFLAYVLATLVAAFRGRNLSEAAMQGVAGSYSNIGYMGPGLTLSVLGAPAAVPTALIFCFDNALQFILTPILMAMSGTSKDKPLQIALLVTRKIVFHPFIVASALGIAAAAFHFQTPGPLQRIIDFLSGAAAPCALFAMGVTIALRPLTRVPTEVPWLLFVKLALHPLLIWVLLSWAGDYDPIWVYTAILMASLPPALNVFVMARQYDVWVERASSMVLVGTLVSIPTLTVMILLITGGHLPVDLFPR
- the hspQ gene encoding heat shock protein HspQ, which encodes MRTARYAIGDVVKHRIYPFRGVVFDVDPIFSNTEEWWEAIPPDVRPHKDQPFYHLLAENEETEYVAYVSEQNLLPDDSDKPLRNAQIAEFFYEGPDGDLIYAGQAH
- a CDS encoding lipid A biosynthesis acyltransferase; its protein translation is MSRSPLSSLASRLSNVLGYAVLRLVSLPLGLLGLERGSAFMGWCWRTLAPKTKRHPRALSQLEAAMPELSPGERDEVLSAMWDNLGRTFAEGMLLDRLLKEPDRVVVEDETLAAKLQQPTEAGLGTIFVSLHSGNWEALGVPLAERGLRVAALYQAVQNPMLERYLLAQREKLYRAGMISKGSHAMKRIVRLLRSGDAVAMLADHRQARRGIMVPFFGQDAPSTPLPATLALRTGARLVLTRCRRVGPVRFAVDLHEIAVTQTDDHDKDVKQVTSAIQTQLEAWIRERPQEWMWAHRRWSREVREPNQEASAHR
- a CDS encoding invasion associated locus B family protein — translated: MLPTFMSNKGARSLAAALAIVALPTGALAQDAGTEQQLTPEQRLQQIIESVDPAEANALADLLPEITWIKVCGVDQRANQSVCNIRARELQVEGVTVAALQIIESEGGERQMVTILPTRLQIPEGVRGQVDDGAPVTGEFRICYPQNCFVEFEANDALITSMKAGGEFTVTALNEAGRAVPFAFSLSGFTAAYDGEGYDSSVLIAAEQVVRQRAAAGATETAPPSDDLQNALEQRARELRERMQE
- a CDS encoding quinone oxidoreductase: MTTPTQRIIIHQTGGPEVMQFEDATLPNPGPDEIVVEHAAIGLNYIDVYFRDGLYPAPNGVPFTPGHEGSGKVVAIGAEVADLSVGDRVAYVGPLGSYARHRIIKADIAIRLPDSIDDETAAAMMLKGMTARYLLRKTYEVTSDTTLLFHAAAGGVGLIAGQWAKHLGATAIGTAGSDEKCAIALEHGYAHCINYSTQDFAEEVARLTDGEKCDVVFDGVGKATFERSLDCIKPFGLYASFGNASGAVEAFNLGILSQKGCLYVTRPTLFAHIATRAMLEENVNDLFDVVASGAVKIPIAQRFALSEAVEAHKALEARKTTGATVLLPNG
- a CDS encoding CoA ester lyase: MTKTPHAFFRPLAIGAPEPFREPPTKVERMIHFVPPHIEKVVAKLGALIPTVDAVLGNLEDAIPADQKEVARAGFVKLAKDNDFGETGLWSRINCLNSPWVLDDVTTLVSEIGDKLDVIMLPKVEGAWDIHYLDQLLAQLEAKAGITRPIQIHAILETAEGVKNVESIATASPRMHGMSLGPADLAASRGMKTTRVGGGHPDYVVLADQGDEEGSRNAYQQDLWHYTLGKMVDACMSAGIKAFYGPFGDFSDPDACRAQFRNAFLMGCAGAWTLHPSQIDIAREVFSPPADEVKFALRILDAMPDGTGAVMIDGKMQDDATWKQAKVLADLAKQVVARDPSLAEQYGL